One Rubripirellula amarantea DNA segment encodes these proteins:
- the atpA gene encoding F0F1 ATP synthase subunit alpha, which translates to MKFSSDEIASVLQQEIEQFDSKIDVREVGTVLEVGDGIARVYGLSGVMAGEMVEFQNGAIGLAFNLEENSVGVIILGNYLTIKEGEEVKALGTLLAVPCGDAVMGRVLDPLGNPLDGKGPVQTDLTRPVEVIATGVAERQPVTEPMQTGVKAIDAMTPIGRGQRELIIGDRKTGKTAIAIDAILNQKGKGVKCFYVAIGQKDSAVASIVDVLEKNGAMEYTTVVVAGASSPAPLQYVAPYAGTAMAEHFMFNGGHALVVYDDLSKQATAYRQMSLLMRRPPGREAYPGDVFYCHSRLLERSAKLSDALGGGSITSLPIIETLEGEVSAYIPTNVISITDGQIYLQPDLFFAGIRPAMNAGISVSRVGGAAQVKAMKKVSGGLRLDLAAFRALEAFAQLGTDLDDATQQQLDRGYRMVELLKQPQYQPMSVTDQVLSLYAGTRGFLDDVPVKSVPQWEKDFLQFVHDKHSATVSLIDDKMDLTDEVVEKIEAAINDFKSGYKIVEHIA; encoded by the coding sequence ATGAAATTTAGCAGCGACGAAATCGCATCGGTCTTGCAACAAGAGATCGAACAATTCGACAGCAAGATCGACGTTCGTGAAGTCGGCACCGTCCTCGAAGTCGGTGACGGTATCGCACGCGTTTACGGTCTCTCCGGCGTTATGGCTGGTGAGATGGTAGAGTTCCAGAACGGAGCGATCGGGCTGGCGTTCAACCTCGAAGAAAACTCCGTCGGGGTTATCATTCTTGGTAACTACCTCACCATTAAAGAAGGCGAAGAAGTCAAGGCTCTCGGGACTCTTCTCGCAGTACCATGCGGCGATGCCGTGATGGGACGAGTTCTCGACCCACTTGGCAACCCTCTCGATGGCAAGGGGCCTGTTCAGACGGACTTAACTCGTCCGGTCGAAGTCATCGCGACGGGCGTGGCCGAGCGTCAACCCGTTACCGAGCCGATGCAAACCGGCGTCAAGGCGATTGATGCCATGACACCGATCGGACGCGGCCAACGTGAATTGATCATTGGTGACCGCAAGACTGGTAAGACTGCGATCGCGATTGACGCGATTTTGAACCAGAAGGGCAAGGGCGTTAAGTGCTTCTATGTCGCGATCGGTCAAAAGGACTCTGCGGTTGCTTCGATCGTAGACGTGCTCGAGAAGAATGGTGCGATGGAATACACAACCGTCGTCGTCGCCGGCGCTTCGTCCCCTGCTCCATTGCAATATGTTGCTCCATACGCCGGTACCGCGATGGCCGAACACTTCATGTTCAATGGCGGACATGCGTTGGTGGTCTACGACGATTTGTCGAAGCAAGCTACCGCTTATCGTCAGATGAGCTTGTTGATGCGTCGCCCACCAGGTCGTGAAGCTTACCCTGGTGACGTGTTCTATTGTCACAGCCGTTTGTTGGAACGTTCCGCGAAGCTATCGGATGCACTCGGTGGCGGTTCGATCACGAGCTTGCCAATCATCGAGACGCTTGAAGGCGAAGTTTCCGCTTATATCCCCACCAACGTGATTTCGATCACTGATGGTCAAATCTACCTGCAACCCGACTTGTTCTTCGCAGGGATTCGTCCCGCTATGAACGCCGGTATCTCGGTGTCCCGCGTGGGTGGTGCTGCTCAAGTGAAAGCGATGAAAAAGGTGTCGGGCGGCTTGCGTCTTGACCTCGCAGCTTTCCGTGCTTTGGAAGCTTTTGCTCAATTGGGTACTGATCTCGACGATGCTACCCAGCAGCAACTCGATCGTGGATATCGCATGGTTGAGCTGTTGAAGCAGCCTCAGTATCAACCGATGAGTGTGACCGACCAAGTCCTAAGCCTTTATGCCGGTACACGAGGTTTCCTTGACGACGTGCCAGTGAAGTCCGTTCCTCAGTGGGAAAAAGACTTCTTGCAGTTCGTTCACGATAAGCATTCCGCTACGGTCAGTCTCATCGACGATAAGATGGACCTGACTGACGAAGTCGTAGAGAAGATCGAAGCTGCGATCAATGACTTCAAGAGTGGCTACAAGATTGTTGAGCACATCGCTTAG
- the atpF gene encoding F0F1 ATP synthase subunit B — MSFVDSSAMNRLRHLVALLAMMGFVAGTHVVVTADEAAVVDAAHADDHADADHDHADSLTGLAAGHDGDAHGDAEHGSGHDGEEGVPPLLQFDFGSALCNLAIFLGVFAILAKFVWPVILDGLKAREQKIHGDLIAAEKANAEARALLAEYQVKLDEASGQVQTMLAGARIDAEASGKRIVEEAKAEADAQRQRALSDIETAKKVALSELAGSTSDMAMAIAGQVVGRELRPEDHSELIRSSIERMPSNN; from the coding sequence ATGAGTTTCGTTGATTCGTCCGCTATGAACCGATTGCGTCATCTCGTGGCTTTGCTCGCGATGATGGGTTTCGTTGCTGGCACCCATGTTGTCGTGACGGCTGATGAGGCCGCAGTGGTCGATGCTGCTCACGCAGACGACCATGCTGATGCAGATCATGATCACGCTGATTCGTTGACAGGCCTTGCGGCCGGTCATGACGGCGATGCCCATGGCGATGCAGAACACGGTTCCGGACACGATGGCGAGGAAGGCGTTCCGCCGCTTTTGCAATTTGACTTCGGTTCGGCGCTTTGCAACCTGGCAATTTTCCTGGGTGTGTTCGCGATTCTTGCTAAGTTTGTCTGGCCAGTGATTCTCGATGGATTGAAGGCTCGCGAGCAGAAGATTCACGGTGACTTGATTGCAGCTGAAAAAGCAAACGCTGAAGCGCGGGCTTTGCTGGCTGAATACCAAGTCAAGTTGGACGAGGCATCCGGCCAAGTGCAAACAATGCTCGCGGGTGCACGAATTGACGCCGAGGCAAGCGGCAAGCGGATTGTCGAAGAAGCAAAGGCCGAAGCCGACGCTCAGCGTCAGCGTGCCTTGTCTGATATCGAAACCGCTAAGAAGGTTGCGTTGTCTGAGTTGGCCGGTTCAACCTCGGACATGGCCATGGCCATTGCTGGTCAAGTTGTCGGTCGTGAACTCCGCCCCGAAGATCACTCGGAATTGATTCGCAGTTCCATCGAGCGAATGCCTAGCAACAACTAG
- the atpE gene encoding ATP synthase F0 subunit C, which yields MFELAMLLAQEAVADYGTIGVGIGMGLAILGAGLGIGRIGSAAVESIARQPEAGGTIATQMLISAALIEGATVIALILLLIR from the coding sequence ATGTTTGAATTGGCAATGTTGCTGGCCCAAGAAGCGGTAGCGGACTACGGCACCATCGGTGTTGGTATCGGAATGGGTCTGGCGATCCTTGGCGCTGGTCTTGGTATCGGTCGTATCGGCAGTGCTGCTGTCGAATCAATCGCACGTCAGCCTGAAGCTGGCGGAACGATCGCGACTCAGATGCTGATTTCAGCCGCTCTGATCGAAGGTGCGACCGTGATCGCGTTGATTTTGTTGTTGATCCGATAA
- a CDS encoding DUF4912 domain-containing protein, translating into MPKLPEPRIDPKTARIRAQIRRRRETMQKNRDLSTGTLVAGAAVENGANRVKGNQPHQDRIVLLVRDAFWLQATWEITRASVQRAQSSLAERWHTAIPTLRVLSVGEVDSNAAESIARDIPIHGGVNNWYIDVDEPPSRFRVLVGYAVPNGEFYTLCRSNVVETPRPGECERLDEHWHDIAEDYERIYSLSGGYDTDCGDLKEVFEERLRRSMPLRGEQGQTVTEPSLLRQVSLPFEVDAELIVFGKTVPSASVQIGGNPVKLQADGSFTVRMELADKRQVLPVTAESRDGLRQRTTVIAVERNTKVMEAVELEDRL; encoded by the coding sequence ATGCCAAAGCTGCCCGAGCCACGGATCGACCCCAAGACCGCTCGCATCCGAGCACAGATCCGTCGCCGCCGCGAAACCATGCAAAAGAACCGCGACCTTTCGACGGGAACTCTCGTCGCAGGCGCGGCTGTCGAAAATGGGGCCAATCGTGTCAAAGGCAACCAACCTCACCAAGATCGAATTGTGCTATTGGTTCGCGATGCGTTCTGGTTGCAAGCGACTTGGGAAATCACGCGTGCTTCGGTTCAACGAGCCCAGTCGTCGTTGGCCGAACGTTGGCACACTGCGATTCCCACACTGCGAGTCCTAAGTGTGGGCGAAGTAGACAGCAACGCGGCCGAAAGCATCGCCCGAGACATTCCCATTCATGGTGGCGTCAACAATTGGTACATCGACGTTGACGAGCCACCATCGCGTTTCCGCGTCCTGGTTGGATACGCTGTGCCAAACGGTGAGTTCTACACACTGTGCCGCAGCAACGTCGTTGAAACACCCCGACCAGGTGAATGCGAACGACTCGACGAACATTGGCATGACATCGCCGAAGATTACGAGCGTATCTACTCACTTAGTGGTGGTTACGACACGGACTGTGGCGATCTAAAGGAAGTATTCGAGGAACGACTTCGCCGAAGCATGCCACTACGTGGCGAACAAGGCCAAACGGTCACCGAACCTTCACTGCTTCGTCAAGTTAGCCTGCCGTTCGAAGTTGACGCTGAACTCATCGTGTTCGGAAAAACGGTTCCTTCGGCATCGGTGCAAATCGGCGGTAATCCCGTCAAACTTCAAGCCGATGGCTCATTCACCGTTCGTATGGAGTTGGCCGACAAACGGCAAGTACTTCCGGTTACGGCGGAAAGCCGTGATGGCCTGCGTCAACGCACCACCGTGATTGCCGTCGAGCGGAACACGAAGGTCATGGAAGCTGTTGAACTAGAAGACCGGCTCTAA
- the atpH gene encoding ATP synthase F1 subunit delta: MTEPIKHDTVLDTGAEQLGKTYARALIGAAQNEGHGVADTVVEQLGRLVDEYIAGNPKLAAALRSPRVSENEKVRVIDRLLGGEFHPLLIKFLKVMATRDRLGFIAAVRTAADSILDDMMGRMVASVRTAVPLDDNLRAQIVDRLSFTMNRQVRLIESVDPALIGGMVIRVGDKVFDSSVANRLDAMAHRARAGFSSKLLERFEQFTSQ; encoded by the coding sequence ATGACTGAACCTATCAAACACGACACCGTGCTAGACACCGGAGCCGAACAGCTTGGGAAGACCTATGCACGGGCTCTGATCGGTGCGGCTCAGAATGAAGGCCATGGTGTTGCCGACACCGTGGTCGAACAACTTGGCCGCTTGGTCGATGAGTACATCGCCGGCAATCCCAAGTTGGCCGCCGCCCTGCGATCACCTCGCGTATCCGAGAACGAAAAGGTTCGCGTGATTGATCGATTACTTGGCGGCGAATTCCATCCGTTGTTGATCAAGTTCTTAAAGGTGATGGCTACTCGCGATCGCCTTGGGTTCATCGCTGCGGTACGCACCGCTGCGGACTCAATTCTTGACGATATGATGGGGCGAATGGTCGCCTCGGTTCGCACCGCGGTGCCATTGGACGACAACCTGCGTGCCCAGATTGTTGATCGTCTTTCTTTTACCATGAATCGCCAAGTGCGTTTGATTGAATCCGTCGATCCAGCATTGATCGGTGGAATGGTCATTCGCGTTGGAGATAAGGTTTTCGACAGCAGCGTCGCCAACCGACTTGACGCAATGGCTCATCGAGCACGAGCGGGTTTCTCCAGCAAGTTGCTTGAGCGATTTGAGCAGTTCACATCCCAATAA
- the atpB gene encoding F0F1 ATP synthase subunit A has product MLSIIASAGNPVTHAVPHRIGDEVFSVNTGGGDIPALNIYDGVYRFFVTNHLIMSLVSAIAVILVFWFVSRRVRVKGDDLSSYQTRGRFSQLFETMCSFIRDEVARPNLHGLTDKYIYYIWTIFFFVLFANVLGLIPFGSIIYMITGNPHHTHLGGTATGNLSLNLVLAMGSFIAIVFIGIRETGAKAFFSHFNPIGWDNPAMLPIGILLYFLEWLGLGIKCVVLAMRLFGTMMAGHLVIAAFIGLIYMAREVSNGLAYGVQLSVIGGGIVLTLLELFICFLQAFIFTFLTVLFISLVASHHDHEHHEEEDPFSDEGQMDLDKLISPERITPMADPAS; this is encoded by the coding sequence ATGCTTTCGATAATCGCCTCGGCCGGAAACCCGGTCACTCACGCGGTCCCGCATCGGATCGGCGACGAAGTCTTTTCGGTAAATACCGGGGGCGGTGATATTCCTGCGCTGAACATCTATGACGGTGTTTATCGTTTCTTTGTCACCAATCACCTGATCATGTCGCTGGTCTCCGCGATCGCCGTGATTTTGGTTTTCTGGTTCGTTTCGCGGCGAGTTCGCGTCAAGGGCGATGATCTTTCGTCCTATCAGACGCGTGGTCGTTTTTCCCAGTTGTTCGAAACGATGTGTTCATTCATTCGGGACGAAGTGGCACGGCCAAACTTGCACGGGCTGACCGACAAGTACATCTATTACATTTGGACGATCTTTTTCTTTGTCCTGTTCGCCAATGTGCTCGGGCTAATTCCTTTTGGTTCGATCATCTACATGATCACCGGGAACCCGCATCACACGCACCTTGGTGGAACCGCGACAGGCAACTTGTCGTTGAACCTTGTGTTGGCGATGGGCAGCTTTATCGCCATCGTGTTCATCGGCATTCGCGAAACGGGTGCCAAGGCGTTCTTCTCGCACTTCAATCCGATTGGCTGGGATAATCCTGCCATGCTTCCAATCGGTATCCTGCTCTACTTCTTGGAATGGTTGGGTTTGGGTATCAAGTGCGTCGTGCTTGCGATGCGGCTTTTTGGAACCATGATGGCAGGTCACTTGGTCATCGCCGCGTTCATCGGGCTGATATACATGGCCCGTGAAGTTTCCAATGGGCTAGCTTACGGTGTGCAGCTTTCGGTCATTGGTGGCGGCATCGTGTTAACGTTGCTGGAGCTGTTTATCTGCTTCCTGCAAGCGTTCATATTTACATTTTTGACCGTGTTGTTCATCTCGTTGGTGGCCAGTCACCATGACCACGAGCATCACGAAGAAGAAGATCCGTTCAGCGACGAAGGTCAGATGGACCTCGACAAATTGATTTCGCCTGAGCGGATAACACCGATGGCTGACCCCGCCAGCTAG
- a CDS encoding lipopolysaccharide biosynthesis protein, which translates to MNDAPSSSSEPLEAHSSVSVKERGSLSRKTLQVRGGVSRGVWAIADQAVISLSSLLATVVIGRFAGAESLGQYVVGFSIAVTFSCLVRALIVAPFGVFIFRAPEADRCVMRSAMWLQAGSVIALTVVLGMLASVAVELFDVSISGKMLMAVTCIVTGMMAREIARQACFAELRFASAMGGDVVSSLLTIGGIAGLWYFERLTPALALVAVGTAGWIASAGWWIRIPLNNGIDVSETIRRWSTTWRFGRWEALGQTCQVLQGYVLSWILAISSGFEAAGFYAATWSIVQLASPFAQGAGNAMGPSLARAFADHGSVQLRKTTRHLTMAALGASIVYLIAIAIVGPELFQFAYGDQYPRPTSLLIVLAGVVCVSVISMAITKAIVILERPHHIFLIQAGVLAGIVGCSLALGSMYGLIGAAIGLLTAQIGGLAAKVWAYRATAASQER; encoded by the coding sequence ATGAACGATGCTCCTTCATCGTCAAGCGAACCCTTGGAGGCGCATTCTTCCGTTAGCGTCAAAGAACGTGGTTCACTCTCTCGAAAAACACTTCAGGTCCGCGGTGGAGTGAGTCGGGGGGTATGGGCGATCGCCGATCAGGCAGTTATCAGTCTTTCCAGTTTGTTGGCCACGGTCGTGATCGGTCGATTCGCAGGGGCAGAATCACTCGGGCAATACGTCGTCGGTTTTTCGATCGCGGTAACGTTTAGTTGTCTTGTGCGTGCGTTGATCGTGGCTCCGTTTGGCGTGTTTATCTTTCGAGCACCCGAGGCGGACCGCTGCGTCATGCGTTCGGCCATGTGGTTGCAAGCGGGAAGTGTGATCGCACTTACTGTTGTCTTGGGAATGCTCGCGTCAGTAGCCGTTGAGCTTTTCGATGTCAGCATCTCGGGAAAGATGTTGATGGCGGTGACCTGTATCGTCACGGGCATGATGGCCAGAGAGATCGCGCGCCAAGCTTGTTTCGCTGAGCTTCGCTTTGCCTCGGCCATGGGAGGAGACGTCGTCTCGTCGTTGCTCACCATCGGGGGCATTGCCGGGCTTTGGTACTTCGAGCGGCTCACTCCAGCACTGGCGCTCGTTGCAGTCGGCACTGCGGGGTGGATAGCCAGCGCGGGGTGGTGGATCCGAATACCACTGAACAACGGGATTGACGTTTCCGAAACGATTCGGCGGTGGTCGACCACTTGGCGGTTTGGTCGCTGGGAAGCACTGGGGCAAACCTGCCAAGTGCTTCAGGGTTACGTCCTTTCGTGGATCCTTGCGATCTCAAGCGGATTCGAAGCGGCCGGTTTCTATGCAGCGACTTGGTCGATAGTCCAATTGGCGAGCCCGTTTGCGCAAGGTGCGGGCAATGCCATGGGGCCATCACTTGCTCGCGCGTTTGCCGATCATGGAAGCGTTCAACTTCGCAAAACGACGCGACATTTAACGATGGCGGCACTGGGCGCCTCGATCGTCTATCTGATAGCCATCGCGATCGTCGGGCCTGAGCTATTTCAGTTTGCCTACGGAGATCAATACCCGCGCCCCACCAGTTTGTTGATTGTTCTCGCGGGCGTCGTTTGCGTTTCCGTTATCTCGATGGCAATCACTAAAGCAATCGTGATTCTCGAGCGTCCCCACCACATCTTTTTAATTCAAGCGGGGGTGTTGGCCGGGATCGTCGGTTGCTCGTTGGCACTGGGATCGATGTATGGCCTGATTGGCGCGGCCATTGGGTTGCTTACTGCCCAGATTGGCGGACTCGCCGCCAAGGTCTGGGCTTACCGGGCTACTGCAGCTTCCCAAGAACGATAG